In Flavobacterium sp. WV_118_3, one DNA window encodes the following:
- the pdhA gene encoding pyruvate dehydrogenase (acetyl-transferring) E1 component subunit alpha, with protein sequence MKEITKEVYLKWYEDMQFWRKFEDKLAALYIQQKVRGFLHLYNGQEAVLAGALHAMDLSKDKMITAYRNHVQPIGMGVDPRRVMAELLGKATGTSKGLGGSMHIFSKEHGFYGGHGIVGAQIPVGAGIAFADKYFGTGGVTLTYFGDGAARQGSLHEAFNMAMLWKLPVVFIVENNGYAMGTSVERTANHTNIWKLGLGYEMPCGPVDGMNPIKVAEAMHEAMERARRGDGPTFLEIKTYRYRGHSMSDAQHYRTKEEVEEYKKIDPITQVLDIIKENNYATEAEIEAIDQRVKDLVEECEKFAEESPYPDLNVMYDVVYEQENYPFLPHKL encoded by the coding sequence ATGAAAGAAATCACAAAAGAAGTTTACCTTAAATGGTATGAGGACATGCAGTTCTGGAGAAAGTTCGAAGACAAACTGGCTGCATTATATATACAACAAAAAGTTAGAGGTTTTTTGCATTTGTATAACGGACAGGAAGCTGTTTTAGCAGGTGCACTTCACGCAATGGACCTAAGCAAAGACAAAATGATCACGGCTTATCGTAACCATGTTCAGCCAATTGGTATGGGTGTGGATCCGAGAAGAGTAATGGCGGAGTTGTTAGGGAAAGCTACCGGAACCTCAAAAGGATTAGGGGGTTCGATGCACATTTTCTCTAAAGAACACGGTTTTTACGGTGGTCACGGTATCGTGGGGGCGCAAATTCCGGTTGGAGCTGGTATCGCTTTTGCGGATAAATATTTCGGAACGGGTGGTGTTACCTTAACCTATTTCGGAGATGGAGCTGCACGTCAGGGATCGTTACACGAAGCGTTTAATATGGCAATGTTGTGGAAACTTCCGGTTGTGTTTATCGTTGAAAACAACGGTTATGCGATGGGAACTTCCGTAGAACGTACGGCCAATCATACCAATATCTGGAAACTGGGATTAGGATACGAAATGCCATGTGGACCGGTAGATGGAATGAATCCTATTAAAGTAGCTGAAGCGATGCATGAAGCAATGGAAAGAGCAAGACGTGGAGACGGACCAACTTTCCTTGAAATCAAAACATACCGCTATAGAGGTCACTCAATGTCGGATGCACAACACTACCGTACAAAAGAAGAGGTGGAAGAATACAAAAAAATCGACCCGATCACTCAGGTATTAGATATAATCAAAGAAAATAACTATGCTACAGAAGCTGAAATCGAAGCGATCGATCAGCGTGTAAAAGATCTTGTGGAAGAGTGTGAGAAATTCGCAGAAGAATCACCATATCCGGATTTAAACGTAATGTACGACGTAGTATACGAACAAGAGAATTACCCATTTTTACCACATAAATTATAA
- a CDS encoding pyruvate dehydrogenase complex dihydrolipoamide acetyltransferase, with translation MAVVVTMPRLSDTMTEGVVATWLKKVGDVVKEGDILAEIETDKATMEFESFNSGTLLHIGIQEGESAPVDALLAIIGNPGEDISALLSGGGQPAAAAPKEETAPASEDVKTETKSQAAEIPAGVKIVTMPRLSDTMTDGTVATWLKKIGDSISEGDILAEIETDKATMEFESFNSGTLLYIGVQEGQSAPVDSILAIIGPAGTDVSALAANYKAGGAVETVAETKTEVKETTATTAAPQTTTANGRVLASPLAKKIAQEKGVDLTQVKGTGENGRIVKKDVESFTPQAASAQPQTASAPTATAAATPVKPFVPAGETYVEEVKNSQMRKTIARRLAESKFTAPHYYLTIEVAMDNAMASREMINGLPDTKVSFNDMVIKACAMALKKHPQVNSQWKEDVTVINHHVNIGVAVAVEDGLVVPVLRFADQMTLSQIGANVKDVAGRARNKKLQPAEMEGSTFTVSNLGMFGITEFTSIINQPNSAILSVGAIVEKPVVRNGQIVVGNTMKVTLACDHRTVDGATGAQFLQTLRQYLENPVTMLA, from the coding sequence ATGGCAGTAGTTGTTACCATGCCCCGTCTAAGTGACACCATGACCGAAGGTGTTGTGGCGACTTGGTTAAAGAAAGTAGGAGATGTTGTTAAAGAAGGCGATATTCTTGCAGAAATTGAAACCGATAAAGCAACCATGGAATTCGAATCGTTTAATTCGGGTACCTTATTGCATATCGGAATACAAGAAGGAGAATCGGCTCCGGTAGATGCTTTATTGGCAATTATCGGTAACCCGGGCGAAGATATTTCCGCTTTATTGAGTGGTGGTGGTCAGCCTGCGGCGGCAGCTCCGAAAGAAGAAACGGCTCCGGCTTCGGAAGACGTAAAAACAGAAACAAAATCACAGGCAGCCGAAATTCCTGCCGGTGTAAAAATAGTTACAATGCCGCGTCTGAGTGATACGATGACCGACGGTACCGTAGCAACCTGGTTGAAAAAAATCGGAGATAGCATTTCGGAAGGGGATATCCTGGCCGAAATCGAAACTGATAAGGCAACAATGGAATTCGAATCGTTTAACTCCGGTACGCTTTTGTATATCGGTGTTCAGGAAGGACAGTCGGCTCCGGTTGACAGTATTCTGGCGATTATTGGCCCTGCCGGTACCGATGTAAGTGCGCTTGCTGCCAATTACAAAGCCGGTGGTGCGGTAGAAACCGTTGCCGAAACCAAAACAGAAGTAAAAGAAACAACTGCAACAACAGCAGCGCCACAAACAACAACCGCTAACGGACGTGTGTTGGCATCGCCTTTGGCTAAAAAAATCGCACAGGAAAAAGGTGTGGATTTGACTCAGGTAAAAGGAACCGGTGAAAACGGACGTATCGTTAAAAAAGACGTGGAGAGCTTTACACCTCAGGCGGCTTCGGCACAACCGCAAACTGCTAGTGCGCCAACGGCAACTGCAGCTGCGACTCCGGTAAAACCTTTTGTTCCGGCTGGAGAGACCTATGTGGAAGAAGTGAAGAACTCACAAATGCGTAAAACGATCGCCCGTAGATTGGCAGAATCGAAGTTTACAGCACCACATTACTACCTGACGATCGAAGTGGCTATGGACAATGCGATGGCTTCCCGTGAAATGATTAACGGATTGCCGGATACCAAAGTATCGTTTAACGATATGGTGATCAAAGCGTGTGCGATGGCGTTGAAAAAACACCCACAGGTAAATTCACAGTGGAAAGAAGATGTAACGGTAATCAACCACCATGTAAACATCGGAGTAGCGGTAGCGGTGGAAGACGGATTGGTAGTTCCGGTATTGCGTTTCGCGGACCAGATGACGTTATCTCAAATCGGTGCTAATGTAAAAGATGTAGCTGGAAGAGCCCGAAACAAAAAATTACAACCTGCTGAAATGGAAGGTAGTACATTTACTGTTTCGAATTTGGGAATGTTCGGAATTACCGAATTTACATCGATCATCAATCAACCGAACTCGGCCATTTTATCGGTAGGAGCAATTGTTGAAAAACCGGTGGTTCGCAACGGACAAATCGTAGTTGGAAATACAATGAAAGTAACCCTTGCGTGCGATCACAGAACTGTTGACGGTGCAACCGGAGCACAGTTTTTACAAACTTTAAGACAATATCTGGAAAACCCGGTGACTATGCTGGCATAA
- a CDS encoding M28 family peptidase encodes MKKTLYLLPFVLLGCATSNTKSDKGTTTTASAYEVKQQDVAHTLQYLASDELEGRDSGSKGIEKAAIYLENLLRENNIKPYFKTYRDTLTNFHKPAFNIVGFIEGNDPKLKNEFVIIGAHYDHIGRVSTPVNGDDIANGANDNASGTTVMSEVAKYFAKNKTNKRSILVAFFSAEEKGLLGSYHLAKKLKEQHFNLYTMLNFEMLGVPMKREFASYITGFGKSNMSEKINEYTQKKTVGFLEIELQYRLFMASDNYPFFVEFNVPAQTVCTFDFENYSYYHHPLDEFKLMDTAHMAAYAKEIIPAVAGMTNSKEKEIKLN; translated from the coding sequence ATGAAAAAAACACTTTATCTTTTACCATTTGTATTACTGGGATGTGCTACCTCGAATACCAAAAGTGACAAAGGAACTACGACTACAGCTTCTGCTTATGAAGTGAAACAACAAGATGTCGCTCATACGTTGCAATACCTGGCATCCGACGAACTGGAAGGTCGCGATAGTGGTAGTAAAGGAATTGAAAAAGCAGCTATTTATCTGGAGAATCTGTTGCGTGAAAATAATATTAAACCGTATTTTAAAACCTATCGGGATACGTTGACCAACTTCCATAAACCGGCTTTTAATATCGTAGGGTTTATCGAAGGAAATGATCCGAAACTTAAAAACGAATTTGTGATCATTGGGGCGCATTACGATCATATCGGACGCGTGTCGACTCCGGTTAACGGGGATGATATTGCCAATGGTGCCAACGATAATGCTTCCGGGACAACGGTGATGTCGGAAGTAGCCAAATATTTTGCAAAAAATAAAACAAATAAAAGAAGCATATTGGTTGCCTTCTTTTCGGCGGAAGAAAAAGGATTGTTGGGATCCTATCATCTGGCAAAAAAATTAAAGGAGCAGCATTTTAATCTGTATACGATGCTGAATTTTGAAATGCTGGGTGTGCCAATGAAACGGGAATTTGCATCCTATATAACCGGTTTTGGAAAATCGAATATGTCGGAAAAAATTAACGAGTATACCCAAAAGAAAACCGTAGGTTTTTTGGAAATCGAATTGCAATACCGCTTGTTTATGGCTTCGGATAATTATCCGTTTTTCGTCGAATTTAACGTACCGGCACAAACGGTTTGTACGTTCGACTTTGAAAATTATTCCTATTACCATCATCCATTGGATGAATTTAAATTGATGGATACGGCACATATGGCGGCCTATGCCAAAGAAATCATCCCGGCTGTAGCGGGAATGACCAATTCCAAAGAAAAAGAGATTAAACTAAATTAA
- a CDS encoding SDR family oxidoreductase: MKNIIITGTSRGIGYELALEFAAAGHNVLALSRKQPQALLENENISCLSIDLSLEEDLEKIQQFIATTWKKVDVLIHNAGALLLKPFGEISAQEFENIYKVNVFGVANLTRICIPYLQKGSHVVTISSMGGIQGSMKFAGLAAYSSSKGAVITLSELLAEEYKDKGIAFNVLALGAVQTEMLQEAFPGYEAPLNAKEMADYIFDFALNGNKYFNGKVLQVSSTTP, from the coding sequence ATGAAAAACATTATTATAACAGGAACCAGTAGAGGAATCGGATATGAACTGGCATTGGAATTTGCTGCTGCCGGACATAATGTGCTGGCTTTGTCGCGAAAACAACCCCAGGCATTACTCGAAAATGAAAATATCAGCTGTTTAAGTATTGATTTGTCGCTGGAGGAAGATCTGGAAAAAATACAACAATTTATCGCGACAACCTGGAAAAAGGTGGATGTTCTGATCCACAATGCCGGGGCGTTATTGCTAAAACCATTCGGGGAAATTTCGGCTCAGGAATTCGAAAATATTTATAAAGTAAATGTTTTTGGTGTGGCCAATTTAACCCGTATCTGTATTCCGTACCTGCAAAAAGGAAGCCATGTAGTAACGATCAGTAGTATGGGGGGGATTCAGGGAAGTATGAAATTTGCCGGATTAGCCGCGTACAGTTCCAGTAAAGGTGCGGTGATTACCTTGTCGGAATTATTGGCTGAAGAATATAAGGACAAAGGAATCGCCTTTAATGTGTTGGCATTAGGTGCTGTTCAGACAGAAATGTTGCAGGAAGCATTTCCGGGATATGAAGCACCGCTAAACGCAAAAGAAATGGCCGATTATATTTTTGATTTTGCTCTAAACGGCAATAAATATTTTAACGGAAAAGTGTTACAGGTTTCTTCAACCACACCCTAA
- a CDS encoding SprT-like domain-containing protein: MKDKLAPYIPEHALDSVFELIKLNRVHLKIVNERVTRHGDYRKHPDGYHQITVNASLNKYRFLMTLIHEIAHLVAFEKYGRNIKPHGDEWKLTFQRLMVPFLRPEIFPNQLLPLLARHFRNPKASSDTDATLALALKQFDPANDKNYIFEIPYGSVFRIHNGRIFKKGAQRIKRFECMELSSGRVYLFNPNAEVELLPG; this comes from the coding sequence ATGAAAGATAAATTAGCACCCTATATACCGGAACATGCACTGGATAGCGTTTTTGAGCTGATAAAGCTCAATCGTGTACATCTGAAAATCGTGAATGAAAGGGTAACCCGACACGGCGATTATCGGAAACACCCGGATGGCTACCATCAGATTACTGTAAATGCCAGTCTGAATAAATATCGGTTTTTAATGACGCTTATCCATGAAATTGCACATTTGGTGGCTTTCGAAAAATACGGTCGGAATATAAAACCACATGGCGATGAATGGAAGCTTACATTCCAACGGTTGATGGTGCCTTTTTTGCGACCGGAAATTTTTCCGAATCAATTATTGCCATTGCTGGCAAGGCATTTCAGAAATCCGAAAGCCAGTAGTGATACCGATGCAACATTAGCCCTTGCCTTAAAACAATTTGATCCGGCTAACGATAAAAATTATATATTTGAAATCCCGTATGGAAGTGTCTTCCGGATACACAATGGAAGAATTTTTAAAAAAGGAGCACAACGAATAAAACGATTCGAATGTATGGAATTGAGTTCGGGTAGAGTTTACCTGTTTAATCCCAATGCCGAAGTTGAGTTGTTACCCGGATAA
- a CDS encoding mannose-1-phosphate guanylyltransferase yields MNKNYYAILMAGGVGSRFWPVSTVDFPKQFHDMLGTGDTLIQKTFSRLSRIVPKENILILTNERYNQLVLEQLPQVKQEQVILEPVMRNTAPCIVLASLKIQQKNPEALVVVAPSDHWIEDEDQFIANLQKSFDNCSESNVLMTLGILPTFPNTGYGYIEYNKLDNKPIKKVVQFREKPDYATAKAFIQSRNFLWNAGIFIWSIRSIIEAFETFHPEMLRLFQKGMDFYNTPREQEFINTIYPDAENISIDYAILEKAKNVFVLPATFDWNDLGTWGALHEKLPKDDQFNAVVNATMILENASNNIIRTEGKKLVVINGLSDFIVVDKNDTLLIFPKDKEQEIKKISNLLDKK; encoded by the coding sequence ATGAATAAAAACTATTATGCAATACTAATGGCCGGTGGAGTTGGATCCCGCTTCTGGCCGGTAAGTACAGTAGATTTTCCTAAGCAGTTCCACGATATGCTGGGCACCGGAGATACCCTGATCCAGAAAACATTTAGTAGACTCTCAAGAATTGTTCCGAAGGAGAATATATTGATTTTAACCAACGAGCGCTATAATCAATTGGTGTTGGAACAATTACCTCAGGTAAAACAGGAACAGGTAATTCTGGAGCCTGTAATGCGAAATACAGCCCCTTGTATCGTATTGGCCTCGTTAAAAATACAACAAAAAAATCCGGAGGCATTAGTGGTTGTTGCACCAAGTGATCATTGGATTGAGGATGAAGATCAATTTATAGCCAATCTTCAAAAATCATTCGATAATTGTTCTGAAAGCAATGTTTTGATGACATTGGGGATTTTGCCAACCTTCCCGAATACGGGCTATGGGTATATCGAATATAACAAACTGGATAATAAACCAATTAAAAAGGTAGTACAGTTCCGGGAAAAACCAGATTATGCTACGGCTAAAGCGTTTATCCAAAGTCGTAATTTTCTTTGGAATGCCGGAATATTTATTTGGAGTATCCGTTCGATCATCGAAGCTTTTGAAACCTTCCATCCGGAAATGTTACGTCTGTTTCAAAAGGGAATGGATTTTTACAATACACCACGGGAACAGGAATTTATCAATACGATTTATCCGGATGCCGAAAACATTTCAATCGATTACGCCATCCTTGAAAAAGCGAAAAACGTATTTGTCTTACCGGCAACATTCGACTGGAATGATTTGGGTACCTGGGGAGCACTTCACGAAAAATTACCAAAGGATGATCAATTTAATGCGGTAGTGAATGCAACCATGATTTTGGAAAATGCGTCCAATAATATTATCCGTACCGAAGGAAAAAAACTGGTGGTGATTAACGGTTTAAGCGATTTCATCGTTGTAGATAAAAACGATACGCTGCTAATCTTTCCTAAAGATAAGGAGCAGGAGATTAAAAAAATAAGTAACTTATTGGATAAAAAATAA
- a CDS encoding ATP-binding cassette domain-containing protein, which yields MIEVKDIEKSFGDTKVLKGISTVFDTGKTNLIIGQSGSGKTVLLKSLLGIHTPDKGTISFDGRIYSELTNDEKRDLRTEIGMVFQGSALFDSMTVEENIGFPLKMFTNKNPREIQERVDFVIDRVKLINAHKKKPSEISGGMQKRVAIARAIVNNPKYLFCDEPNSGLDPKTSIVIDNLIHEITEEYNITTVINTHDMNSVMEIGEKIIFLKEGILAWEGTKREIFKTDNEAIVDFVYSSNLFKKVRKAQNREL from the coding sequence ATGATCGAAGTAAAAGATATCGAGAAATCATTTGGTGACACCAAGGTTTTAAAAGGGATTTCCACGGTTTTCGACACCGGGAAGACCAATTTGATCATTGGACAGAGTGGTTCCGGGAAAACTGTATTATTAAAAAGCCTATTGGGTATTCATACACCGGACAAAGGAACCATCTCGTTTGACGGTCGGATTTACTCCGAACTTACTAATGACGAAAAACGCGATTTGCGTACTGAAATCGGAATGGTATTTCAGGGAAGTGCATTATTCGATTCGATGACCGTGGAAGAAAACATCGGATTCCCGTTAAAAATGTTTACCAATAAAAACCCGCGTGAAATTCAGGAGCGTGTTGATTTTGTTATCGACCGTGTAAAGTTGATCAATGCACATAAAAAGAAACCATCTGAAATATCCGGAGGGATGCAAAAGCGTGTAGCCATTGCCCGTGCGATTGTAAACAACCCGAAATATTTATTTTGTGACGAGCCCAACTCCGGTCTGGATCCAAAAACATCGATTGTAATCGACAACCTGATTCATGAAATCACCGAAGAGTACAACATTACGACAGTGATCAATACGCACGATATGAACTCCGTAATGGAAATCGGAGAAAAGATTATTTTCTTAAAAGAAGGTATTTTGGCCTGGGAAGGCACCAAACGTGAAATCTTTAAAACAGACAACGAAGCCATTGTTGACTTTGTATACTCATCGAACCTGTTTAAAAAAGTGCGAAAAGCACAAAACAGAGAGTTATAA
- a CDS encoding ABC transporter permease — translation MLRYLSQIGKYFLMLKEVFNKPTKWSAMKQLIFKEIDDLIIGSLGIVAFISFFVGGVVAIQTALNLTNPLIPKYLIGFATRQSVILEFAPTFISIIMAGKMGSFITSSIGTMRVTEQIDALEVMGINSLNYLVFPKVIALLLYPFVIGLSMFLGILGGWIAGVYGGFASSDEFMTGLQVEFIPFHVIYAFIKTVVFALLLATIPSFHGYYMKGGALEVGKASTTSFVWTSVAIILANYILTQLLLTK, via the coding sequence ATGCTTAGATATCTGTCGCAAATAGGAAAATACTTCCTGATGTTGAAAGAAGTCTTCAATAAACCGACAAAATGGTCGGCTATGAAGCAGCTAATTTTCAAAGAAATAGACGATTTAATTATCGGATCACTGGGAATTGTGGCGTTTATTTCGTTTTTCGTTGGTGGCGTTGTCGCCATCCAAACGGCGTTAAACTTAACCAACCCGTTAATCCCAAAATACCTGATTGGTTTTGCGACCCGTCAATCGGTAATTCTGGAATTTGCTCCTACTTTTATCTCCATCATCATGGCCGGTAAAATGGGATCTTTTATTACCTCCAGTATCGGAACGATGCGCGTAACCGAACAGATCGACGCTTTAGAAGTAATGGGAATCAATTCCCTGAACTATCTGGTATTCCCAAAAGTAATCGCATTACTATTGTATCCGTTTGTGATTGGTTTGAGTATGTTTTTGGGAATTTTAGGTGGATGGATTGCCGGAGTTTACGGTGGATTTGCATCGAGTGATGAATTTATGACCGGATTACAAGTAGAATTCATTCCGTTTCACGTGATCTATGCGTTTATTAAAACCGTTGTATTTGCTTTACTATTGGCAACGATCCCGTCGTTCCACGGTTATTATATGAAGGGAGGCGCATTGGAAGTAGGAAAAGCCAGTACGACCTCATTCGTATGGACCAGTGTGGCGATCATTCTGGCGAATTATATTTTAACACAATTACTTTTAACCAAATAA
- a CDS encoding glycosyltransferase family 2 protein: MRYYIVIPAHNEEAFISGTLKSLAAQTVLPQQVVVVNDNSTDNTHAIVSDFAVRYPWISIIEKKSDAIHLPGSKVIQAFQKGYEQLDGSYDFIVKLDADLILPPNYFETIIRIFQSDSEIGMAGGFAYIEKNGDWILENLTDKDHIRGAFKAYRKACFEQIGGLKPAMGWDTVDELLCKFYNWKVVTDANLQVKHLKPTGANYNKTARYKQGAAFYSLRYGFIITSIASLKLALLKKKPLLFIDYMVGFLKAWLGKKPYLVTSEQGRFIRKYRFQKMKAKLL; encoded by the coding sequence ATGAGGTATTATATCGTTATTCCGGCACACAACGAAGAAGCCTTTATTTCAGGAACGCTGAAATCGTTGGCGGCTCAAACCGTACTTCCGCAACAGGTTGTGGTCGTAAACGACAATTCTACCGACAACACTCATGCCATTGTGAGCGATTTTGCAGTACGTTATCCCTGGATTTCGATCATTGAAAAAAAATCGGATGCGATCCATTTACCCGGAAGCAAAGTTATTCAGGCATTTCAAAAAGGATACGAACAATTGGACGGCAGCTATGATTTTATTGTCAAATTGGATGCCGACCTGATTTTACCACCCAATTATTTCGAAACGATTATCCGTATTTTTCAAAGTGATTCCGAAATCGGTATGGCCGGTGGTTTTGCTTATATCGAAAAAAACGGCGATTGGATTTTGGAAAATCTCACCGATAAAGATCATATCCGCGGTGCTTTTAAAGCCTATCGCAAAGCCTGTTTTGAACAGATTGGCGGATTAAAACCGGCAATGGGTTGGGATACGGTTGACGAGTTGCTTTGTAAGTTTTACAACTGGAAAGTCGTAACCGATGCAAATTTACAGGTAAAACACCTGAAACCTACCGGAGCGAATTACAACAAAACGGCACGCTACAAACAAGGCGCTGCATTTTACAGTCTGCGTTACGGATTTATAATTACTTCTATTGCCTCTTTAAAACTGGCCTTACTCAAAAAGAAACCGCTTCTTTTTATCGATTATATGGTTGGTTTTCTAAAAGCCTGGTTGGGTAAAAAACCGTATTTGGTCACATCGGAACAAGGTCGCTTTATTCGGAAATACCGTTTTCAAAAAATGAAAGCCAAGCTTTTATAA
- a CDS encoding methyltransferase produces MYEKTFPNKRFKHTLAFLQKHISPSEAILDLGVENPFSTIMKENGYTVTNTKGEDLDIDQTALSESNHPVTTAFEIFEHLLNPFTVLQNIQSDKLVISIPMRLWFSPAYRSKTDMWDRHYHEFEDWQLDWLLEKTGWKILDREKFTNPVKQIGIRPLLRRFTPRYYIVYAEKIK; encoded by the coding sequence ATGTACGAAAAAACATTTCCGAACAAGCGATTTAAACATACACTAGCCTTTTTACAAAAACATATTTCCCCCTCGGAAGCTATTCTGGATTTGGGTGTTGAAAACCCGTTTTCTACAATTATGAAAGAAAACGGCTATACTGTAACCAACACCAAAGGAGAAGATCTGGATATCGATCAGACGGCACTTTCGGAAAGCAACCATCCGGTGACAACGGCTTTCGAAATTTTCGAACACCTGTTAAATCCGTTTACGGTTTTACAAAACATCCAATCGGACAAACTGGTTATTTCGATTCCAATGCGTTTATGGTTTTCGCCTGCTTACCGCAGCAAAACCGATATGTGGGATCGGCACTACCATGAATTTGAAGACTGGCAACTGGATTGGTTACTGGAAAAAACAGGCTGGAAAATCCTGGATCGCGAAAAATTCACCAACCCGGTAAAACAGATCGGAATTCGCCCATTATTACGCCGCTTTACACCGCGTTATTATATCGTTTATGCTGAAAAAATAAAATAA
- a CDS encoding ketoacyl-ACP synthase III produces MNSKIIGSGSYIPTITVTNLDFAQHQFLNDDGTPFPYANDVVAQKFKEITGIEERRYVEDQLLTSDIAYFAAQRAIEDAGIDPETLDYIIFAHNFGNVKQGAIQTDILPSLSARVKHSLKIKNPKCVAYDILFGCPGWIEGMIQANAYIKAGIAKRCLVIGAETLSRVVDIHDRDSMIYSDGAGATIIEATNDDHIGMLAHETASFTYDEAYFLYFGNSFNAEHDPDVRYIKMYGRKIYEFALSQVPKAMKECLDKSGITIEEVKKVLIHQANEKMDEAIIQRFFRLYKQTPPEGVMPMSIHKLGNSSVATVPTLYDLLIKGKIENQELHKGDVIIFASVGAGMNINAFVYRL; encoded by the coding sequence ATGAACAGTAAAATAATCGGTTCCGGAAGCTATATTCCCACTATCACCGTAACCAATCTCGATTTTGCCCAGCATCAGTTTTTAAATGACGATGGAACGCCTTTTCCATATGCTAATGATGTCGTTGCTCAAAAGTTTAAAGAAATTACGGGTATCGAAGAACGCCGGTATGTCGAGGATCAATTATTAACATCCGATATTGCTTATTTTGCTGCTCAAAGAGCGATTGAAGATGCCGGAATCGATCCGGAGACTTTAGATTATATCATCTTTGCCCATAACTTCGGCAATGTAAAACAAGGGGCGATACAAACGGATATTCTTCCCAGTTTATCCGCACGGGTAAAACACAGCCTTAAAATTAAAAATCCGAAATGTGTGGCCTACGACATCCTTTTTGGTTGTCCGGGTTGGATTGAAGGCATGATTCAGGCAAATGCCTATATCAAAGCCGGTATAGCTAAAAGATGCCTGGTAATTGGAGCCGAAACCCTATCACGGGTTGTCGACATTCACGATCGCGACAGTATGATTTATTCCGATGGTGCCGGTGCTACGATTATAGAAGCAACCAACGACGACCATATTGGAATGCTTGCCCACGAAACAGCATCTTTCACCTATGACGAAGCCTATTTTCTATATTTCGGAAATTCCTTTAATGCCGAACACGATCCCGATGTACGCTATATCAAAATGTATGGCCGCAAGATTTACGAATTTGCCTTAAGTCAGGTTCCGAAAGCCATGAAAGAATGTCTGGACAAAAGTGGTATTACGATCGAAGAAGTCAAAAAAGTACTGATTCATCAGGCCAACGAAAAAATGGATGAAGCCATTATCCAGCGTTTTTTCCGATTGTACAAACAAACACCTCCGGAGGGCGTGATGCCCATGAGTATCCACAAACTCGGAAATTCGAGTGTGGCCACCGTTCCGACGTTATATGATTTATTGATAAAAGGAAAAATTGAAAATCAGGAACTTCATAAAGGAGATGTTATTATCTTTGCATCCGTAGGCGCAGGAATGAACATAAATGCCTTCGTCTACCGATTATAA
- a CDS encoding group III truncated hemoglobin has product MNDITNRADLLHLMRQFYNKLLSDDRIRYIFTDIAQIDLEAHLPHLADFWEQTLLREGSYRKNVMHIHLELNEKESLRPEHFQIWLEHFDKTVDEHFEGSNSELIKTRALSIATIMQLKISQKNHN; this is encoded by the coding sequence ATGAATGACATTACCAATCGAGCCGATTTACTCCATCTGATGCGACAGTTTTACAACAAACTTTTATCCGACGATCGTATCCGCTATATCTTTACCGACATTGCCCAAATTGATCTGGAAGCCCATCTACCGCATTTGGCCGATTTCTGGGAACAAACGCTTCTTCGCGAGGGAAGTTACCGAAAAAACGTTATGCACATCCATCTGGAACTCAACGAAAAAGAATCGTTACGCCCGGAGCATTTTCAAATATGGCTGGAACATTTCGACAAAACGGTTGACGAACACTTTGAAGGCAGTAATTCCGAGCTGATAAAGACCCGTGCTTTATCAATAGCGACGATTATGCAGCTAAAGATTTCTCAAAAAAATCACAATTAA